One genomic region from Croceicoccus sp. YJ47 encodes:
- a CDS encoding sugar phosphate isomerase/epimerase, protein MPNIRYANMSHWKTIPYKQIDNFREFYYEDKTNTAYYSDWDTILKYQSALGFNGIEIAPWDLADLVPLFGSAENFAAFAKDRGVEVIGMFHGAHASHDPAHYDEAIRAGREAVDTIAKFGGQYMNTCPTQNYCGTGPLSREEVQQCAKVMNEIGAYATDHGIKIGLHNEFFCAINLPNHRELIESTDPKLVHYCIDTAQIAIMGEDLCTFYSDYHDRISTFHLKDTASAGQPDSVRYAQDPEITDDGKRWFWEPGMGQLDLKGLYRLLKKHEFKGWMSVEYDGSPDLLASMALTRHYLDNELRPIYD, encoded by the coding sequence ATGCCCAATATCCGCTACGCAAATATGAGCCACTGGAAGACGATCCCCTACAAACAGATCGATAATTTCCGCGAGTTTTACTACGAAGACAAGACCAATACCGCCTATTATTCGGATTGGGACACGATCCTGAAATATCAGTCCGCATTGGGCTTTAACGGGATCGAAATTGCCCCCTGGGATCTGGCGGATCTTGTTCCGCTGTTCGGATCAGCCGAAAATTTTGCCGCCTTCGCAAAGGATCGCGGGGTCGAGGTCATCGGCATGTTCCACGGTGCGCACGCTTCGCATGATCCGGCGCATTACGATGAGGCCATTCGTGCCGGTCGCGAAGCCGTGGACACGATCGCGAAGTTCGGCGGTCAGTACATGAACACCTGCCCGACGCAGAATTACTGCGGCACCGGACCTCTCTCGCGGGAGGAGGTGCAGCAATGCGCCAAGGTCATGAACGAGATTGGCGCATATGCGACCGATCACGGCATCAAGATCGGCCTGCACAACGAATTCTTCTGCGCGATCAACCTGCCGAACCACCGGGAGCTGATCGAATCGACCGATCCGAAGCTGGTCCATTACTGCATCGACACGGCGCAGATCGCGATCATGGGCGAAGATCTGTGCACGTTCTACAGCGACTATCACGACCGCATCAGCACGTTCCACCTCAAGGACACGGCATCGGCTGGGCAACCCGACAGCGTGCGCTATGCGCAGGACCCCGAAATCACCGATGACGGCAAGCGCTGGTTCTGGGAGCCGGGCATGGGACAACTGGACCTGAAGGGGCTGTATCGCCTGCTGAAGAAGCACGAGTTCAAGGGCTGGATGTCGGTTGAATACGACGGATCGCCCGACTTGCTGGCATCGATGGCGCTCACCCGCCATTACCTCGACAATGAGTTGAGGCCGATCTACGACTAG
- a CDS encoding sugar phosphate isomerase/epimerase, giving the protein MNTEAIAISLDLINRHYQEPNRNRYESRYFWEELYPLIAAAGFSTIEMPYEPVWQFGGRTGVPFNEYCVNAKYENAANYRAFLKDNGIEAVTGITFDPNLFMRNDEIDFFFGATGHFGSQALSHAAEMGADYLAISPSAYYGRVAQYHPDIDNRMEEFAERTIKMLGTLAEKAGELGVTLVLRNEYWSLFAGERIIPIADALQDGVKLDVDTASLFVGGISPESFIASNIARIGSVHLTDTDFVDKGETWKTPNPEFPSGQATQVYRDPGTGSVDLAGIAGLLDRLDYNGPVICSARQTRDPFRALLRTRALLKTLSI; this is encoded by the coding sequence ATGAATACTGAAGCGATCGCGATAAGCCTCGATCTGATCAATCGTCATTACCAGGAACCCAATCGGAACCGCTATGAAAGCCGGTACTTTTGGGAAGAACTTTATCCCTTGATAGCCGCGGCGGGGTTCTCGACGATCGAGATGCCTTACGAACCGGTGTGGCAATTCGGCGGGCGGACCGGTGTGCCGTTCAACGAATATTGCGTGAATGCAAAATACGAAAACGCGGCCAATTATCGCGCTTTCCTGAAAGATAACGGGATCGAAGCGGTCACCGGGATCACGTTCGATCCCAACCTGTTCATGCGCAACGACGAGATCGATTTCTTCTTCGGCGCGACGGGCCATTTCGGAAGCCAGGCGCTTTCCCATGCGGCCGAAATGGGCGCAGACTATCTCGCCATCAGCCCTTCGGCCTACTACGGGCGCGTCGCGCAATACCATCCCGACATCGACAACAGGATGGAGGAGTTTGCCGAGCGCACGATCAAGATGCTGGGTACGCTTGCGGAAAAAGCCGGCGAACTCGGCGTCACGCTCGTTCTGCGGAACGAATACTGGAGCCTGTTCGCGGGCGAGCGCATCATTCCCATAGCCGACGCACTGCAGGACGGTGTCAAGCTGGACGTCGATACGGCGAGCCTTTTCGTAGGCGGCATTTCGCCCGAAAGCTTTATCGCAAGCAACATTGCGCGGATCGGGTCCGTGCACCTCACCGATACCGATTTCGTCGACAAGGGCGAAACCTGGAAAACGCCGAACCCCGAATTTCCCAGCGGCCAGGCTACGCAGGTCTACCGCGATCCGGGCACGGGATCGGTCGATCTGGCCGGGATCGCGGGTTTGCTCGACAGGCTGGATTACAACGGGCCCGTCATATGCAGCGCCCGTCAGACGAGAGATCCGTTTCGCGCTCTGCTGAGAACCCGCGCCCTCCTCAAAACATTGTCGATATAA
- the xylB gene encoding xylulokinase encodes MFLGLDLGTSGVKAVVVDEDGKAVAQGLAPLTASSPYTGWSEQDPSAWWHAACEAVLAIDPEFRRAVRAIGLSGQMHGATLIDEDHRVLRPAILWNDGRSAAMCAQIEREVPESRAITGNIAMPGFTAPKIAWVREHEPDVFAQIHKVLLPKDYLRLCMTGAMASDMSDSSGTLWLDVAKRAWSDEMLAATGLTRKNMPDLFEGTEQSGVLLADVASAWGMDRVPVAGGGGDNAAGAVGIGVVEDGDALLSLGTSGVTFVATRDFRPNPDGAVHAFCHCLPDQWHQMAVHLSAASCLDWAARLLNIGGPGELIALAETVTPGAGPELFLPFLNGERTPHNNERLRAGWIGCDGSTTPARLASAVLEGIAFAHADGLAALRNAGTTVDRMTVIGGGSRSTHWGRILATSLDVTLDYLQDGELGPSMGASRLARMCVTGESPATVCTRPALHTTIEPDESLHTALGQKLWEYRRIVGVMDTF; translated from the coding sequence ATGTTTCTGGGTTTAGATCTCGGGACCTCAGGGGTTAAAGCCGTCGTCGTCGACGAAGATGGCAAAGCTGTTGCACAGGGTCTTGCCCCCCTGACCGCAAGCAGTCCGTACACCGGATGGTCCGAACAGGATCCGTCGGCATGGTGGCACGCCGCGTGCGAAGCCGTCCTGGCCATCGATCCCGAGTTTCGCCGGGCCGTCCGGGCGATCGGGCTGAGCGGGCAGATGCACGGAGCGACGTTGATCGATGAAGACCATCGCGTGTTGCGCCCGGCAATCCTTTGGAACGACGGTCGAAGCGCCGCAATGTGTGCCCAAATTGAACGTGAGGTGCCCGAATCGCGAGCGATAACCGGCAACATCGCCATGCCGGGTTTTACCGCACCGAAGATCGCCTGGGTGCGCGAGCACGAGCCCGATGTCTTTGCACAGATCCATAAAGTCCTGCTGCCGAAGGATTACCTGCGGTTGTGCATGACGGGGGCGATGGCCTCCGACATGTCGGACAGTTCGGGTACCTTGTGGCTCGACGTCGCGAAGCGTGCATGGTCGGACGAGATGCTGGCCGCGACAGGACTGACGCGGAAAAACATGCCCGATCTGTTCGAAGGCACCGAGCAAAGCGGCGTTCTGCTCGCCGACGTTGCATCGGCATGGGGCATGGATCGCGTACCCGTCGCAGGCGGCGGCGGGGACAACGCGGCGGGCGCTGTGGGAATTGGCGTCGTCGAAGACGGCGATGCGCTGCTTTCACTCGGCACCTCCGGCGTGACCTTTGTCGCGACCAGGGATTTTCGACCAAACCCGGACGGCGCCGTTCATGCCTTCTGCCACTGCCTCCCGGATCAGTGGCATCAGATGGCCGTGCACCTTTCGGCAGCGTCGTGCCTGGACTGGGCGGCCCGGTTGCTCAACATTGGCGGGCCGGGCGAACTCATCGCGCTCGCAGAAACGGTAACGCCGGGCGCCGGGCCCGAATTGTTCCTGCCCTTCCTGAATGGGGAGCGCACCCCGCACAATAACGAACGATTGCGTGCCGGCTGGATCGGTTGCGACGGATCGACCACCCCTGCCCGTCTCGCATCCGCCGTGCTCGAAGGCATTGCGTTTGCCCATGCCGACGGGCTGGCTGCCTTGCGCAATGCCGGAACCACGGTCGACCGGATGACGGTAATCGGAGGGGGATCGCGCTCAACGCACTGGGGCCGCATTCTGGCAACATCCCTGGATGTGACGCTGGATTACCTGCAGGACGGTGAACTTGGACCGTCGATGGGCGCGTCCCGGCTGGCGCGCATGTGCGTGACCGGGGAAAGTCCTGCGACCGTCTGCACCCGCCCTGCACTGCACACCACTATCGAGCCCGATGAATCTCTCCACACCGCGCTTGGTCAAAAACTTTGGGAGTATCGCCGGATCGTCGGCGTCATGGACACCTTTTAG
- the xylA gene encoding xylose isomerase, translating to MSASYFKDFETVQFEGRDSTNPFAYRYYDKDRVVLGKRMEDHLRMAVCVWHTFCWPGSDVFGAGTFDRPWHRGANDADAARSKREAALAFVEKLDLPFYCFHDVDVMADADGIGAFRKSFAEAVDHLEELQAKHGRKLLWGTANLFSNPRYMAGGATNPDPEVYAWGASQVRDCLEATHRLGGANYVLWGGREGYDTILNTEIGVELDNFGRFLNLVVEHKHRIGFEGTILIEPKPHEPTKHQYDFDTQSVFAFLQRYGLENEVKVNIEANHATLGGHSFEHELAMARTFGILGSVDANRGDYQNGWDTDQFPNSVEEWTLAMLEVLRAGGFTDGGFNFDAKVRRQSIDAEDLFHGHIGGVDTIARGLLRAAEMIEDGALEDFRRDRYGDWSGSLGTMIHDKGTSLADIADYAVKHDLDPQRRSGRQEWCENIVARTRS from the coding sequence ATGTCCGCCAGTTATTTCAAAGACTTCGAAACCGTCCAGTTTGAAGGGCGCGATAGCACCAACCCCTTCGCCTATCGCTATTACGACAAGGACCGTGTCGTCCTTGGCAAGCGGATGGAAGACCATCTGCGGATGGCGGTGTGCGTGTGGCACACGTTCTGCTGGCCGGGCAGCGACGTATTCGGCGCGGGAACCTTCGACAGGCCATGGCACCGCGGCGCGAATGACGCCGATGCAGCGCGATCGAAGCGCGAAGCGGCGCTGGCCTTCGTGGAGAAGCTCGACCTGCCGTTCTATTGCTTTCACGACGTCGATGTCATGGCCGATGCGGATGGGATCGGCGCTTTCCGCAAAAGCTTCGCCGAAGCGGTCGACCATCTCGAGGAATTGCAGGCGAAGCACGGTCGCAAACTCCTGTGGGGGACGGCCAATCTGTTCAGCAATCCCCGCTACATGGCGGGCGGGGCAACCAACCCCGATCCCGAGGTCTATGCCTGGGGTGCGAGCCAGGTGCGCGACTGCCTGGAGGCCACGCATCGCCTCGGCGGCGCGAACTATGTCCTTTGGGGTGGGCGCGAAGGGTACGACACGATTCTCAACACCGAGATCGGCGTCGAACTCGACAATTTCGGCCGGTTTCTCAACCTCGTCGTGGAACACAAGCATCGCATCGGCTTTGAGGGTACGATCCTGATCGAGCCCAAACCGCACGAACCGACCAAGCACCAGTACGATTTCGATACTCAAAGCGTGTTCGCGTTCCTTCAGCGTTACGGCCTGGAGAACGAGGTCAAAGTGAACATCGAGGCCAACCATGCGACGCTTGGCGGCCATAGTTTCGAACACGAGCTCGCGATGGCGCGGACGTTCGGGATCCTGGGGTCGGTCGATGCGAACCGCGGCGATTATCAGAATGGCTGGGATACCGACCAATTCCCCAACTCGGTGGAAGAATGGACCCTGGCCATGCTCGAAGTCCTGCGCGCCGGAGGTTTCACCGATGGCGGATTCAATTTCGACGCCAAGGTCCGCCGTCAGTCCATCGATGCCGAGGACCTGTTTCATGGCCATATCGGCGGTGTCGATACGATAGCGCGCGGATTGCTTCGCGCGGCGGAAATGATCGAGGACGGCGCGCTGGAAGACTTCCGCCGTGACCGGTACGGCGACTGGTCGGGAAGTCTGGGGACCATGATCCATGACAAGGGCACCTCGCTCGCCGATATTGCCGATTACGCCGTAAAGCATGATCTCGACCCGCAGCGCCGTTCCGGACGACAGGAATGGTGCGAAAATATCGTCGCAAGGACCCGGAGCTGA
- a CDS encoding GntR family transcriptional regulator produces the protein MAEGTKRKQTLADQAYVLLRQRIVSLKMPPRMPFTEREISAEIGFGAMPVREALDRLNHDGLVETIPRRGYRVAGLTLKSVDDFFTVWSAVSPLIIRLAHERATPEQIEALNAIHKDHARAVRKTKLDPEYWIKMSRRRFDLLAEAARNPPLELIYRNLSAQMDRIFHSISHHREDIRAIFELATRFDTAIPSVDDASEFIKISRAKIAEVIIEKGFD, from the coding sequence ATGGCAGAAGGCACTAAACGAAAGCAGACGCTCGCCGATCAGGCCTATGTGCTTCTGCGGCAGCGGATCGTGTCGCTGAAGATGCCGCCTCGCATGCCCTTTACCGAGCGTGAAATATCAGCGGAGATCGGTTTCGGGGCGATGCCCGTGCGGGAGGCGCTGGACCGGCTGAACCACGATGGGCTCGTCGAAACGATCCCCCGCCGGGGTTATCGCGTTGCCGGGCTTACACTGAAATCGGTGGATGATTTTTTCACAGTGTGGAGCGCCGTCTCCCCGTTGATAATACGACTGGCCCACGAAAGGGCGACGCCAGAACAGATCGAGGCTCTCAACGCCATCCATAAAGACCATGCGCGAGCGGTCCGAAAGACGAAGCTCGATCCGGAGTACTGGATAAAGATGTCGCGGCGACGGTTCGATCTGCTTGCAGAGGCCGCGCGCAACCCGCCGCTCGAATTAATCTACCGCAATCTTTCGGCGCAGATGGACCGGATCTTCCACTCCATCAGCCATCACCGCGAGGATATACGCGCCATCTTCGAACTCGCGACGCGGTTCGATACCGCGATACCGTCCGTCGACGATGCGAGCGAGTTCATAAAGATCAGCCGCGCGAAAATCGCCGAGGTGATCATCGAAAAAGGCTTCGATTGA
- a CDS encoding FAD-dependent monooxygenase has protein sequence MAMRGLPCLHRHDFWEGSEMSRSDKILVVGAGIGGLCAAVALVQNGAEVDVIDIKPDNSVAGVGWGLRTNGLRALRQIGLLDETLAMGFPTPPLTYYDRNGDHVVDISYGRKVDGMPNNVQLPRLEFLEMASARAIELGCNIMMGTTAVDIQQDDDGVTVELSNGSTHRYDLVIGFDGINSQIRGHLFGDKYVPTPSGGVAWRAAVPAPDSLDGALFCHGFGGKVGFVPLVGGMMYVIVTHFEPGRPRHDPDSFAALMHKRAREMMGDSDFMAEAIDSLQHATNVAYTPLDTVMVPYPWYRGRVMIMGDAAHATTPYLGSGAAMAIEDGVVFAELLRSDDSLYDIQTKFMARRYPRVKTVWDWSLKMMHEEFDSETPEALDRRQDYLVNEEPAAIDYINRVLESDY, from the coding sequence ATGGCGATGCGGGGATTGCCTTGCCTGCATCGCCATGATTTTTGGGAAGGAAGCGAAATGTCGAGATCTGACAAAATCCTTGTTGTCGGTGCGGGTATTGGCGGGCTTTGCGCTGCCGTGGCGCTGGTTCAGAACGGCGCTGAGGTCGATGTCATCGATATCAAGCCCGACAACTCGGTGGCTGGCGTGGGCTGGGGCCTGCGGACCAACGGGCTTCGCGCCCTCCGCCAGATCGGCCTGCTCGACGAGACGCTTGCCATGGGCTTCCCGACGCCCCCTCTGACCTATTACGACAGGAACGGAGACCACGTCGTCGATATTTCCTACGGGCGGAAAGTCGATGGCATGCCGAACAACGTCCAGCTGCCGCGTCTGGAATTCCTCGAAATGGCGAGCGCCCGCGCGATCGAGCTGGGATGCAATATCATGATGGGCACGACGGCGGTCGACATCCAGCAGGATGACGATGGCGTGACGGTGGAACTGAGCAACGGATCCACGCACCGATACGACCTCGTCATCGGCTTCGACGGCATCAATTCCCAGATCCGCGGGCACCTGTTCGGTGACAAATACGTCCCTACTCCCAGCGGCGGCGTCGCCTGGCGGGCCGCGGTGCCTGCACCCGACTCTCTCGACGGTGCGCTATTCTGTCACGGTTTCGGCGGGAAAGTCGGTTTCGTACCGCTGGTCGGCGGCATGATGTACGTGATCGTCACCCATTTCGAGCCCGGCCGCCCGCGCCACGATCCCGACTCATTTGCCGCACTCATGCATAAAAGAGCGCGGGAGATGATGGGCGATTCCGATTTCATGGCGGAGGCGATCGACTCGCTGCAACATGCGACCAACGTGGCTTACACGCCTCTCGATACGGTCATGGTTCCATACCCCTGGTACCGGGGACGGGTCATGATCATGGGCGATGCCGCGCACGCCACGACGCCCTATCTCGGATCGGGCGCCGCGATGGCCATCGAAGACGGGGTGGTCTTTGCCGAACTCCTTCGCTCCGACGATTCGCTCTACGATATCCAGACCAAATTCATGGCACGACGGTACCCCCGCGTGAAAACCGTGTGGGATTGGTCGTTGAAGATGATGCACGAGGAATTCGATTCGGAGACGCCCGAAGCACTCGATCGACGCCAGGACTATCTCGTGAACGAAGAGCCGGCAGCAATCGATTACATCAACCGCGTTTTGGAAAGTGATTACTGA
- a CDS encoding Xaa-Pro peptidase family protein — MIRTASRRAVLGASLAIPALAYAPILRAAQSDLSQLSDMTGAAQPITTAERLERVVRAQALMEANDISAVVIEPGASLTYFTGIEWGRSERVTGAVLPREGEPLIVTPFFEEPSVRETLDIPAQLQVWQEDESPLTLIADWLRERNLASGKLGIEETARYFVADGLAARLPQMRTVSADPVVRRLRMHKSAAEIALMQLATDVTMAAYRWTWPRVETGMTGAQISALMNGATRALGGSPQFSLALVGEASAYPHGSRQVHRIADGEVLLMDCGCAVHGYESDVSRTFSYGSIRPEVARVWETVARGQGIVFDAAQIGTPAGRVDDRVRAFYESMGYGPGYALPGLSHRTGHGIGMDGHEPINLVRGEETPLAPGMCFSNEPGIYLPGRFGVRLEDCIHMTETGPNWFSQLTASIEDPI; from the coding sequence ATGATCCGAACCGCTTCCCGACGCGCCGTCCTGGGTGCCTCGCTCGCCATTCCCGCACTCGCTTACGCGCCGATCCTGCGCGCGGCACAGTCCGATCTGTCGCAACTGTCGGACATGACCGGCGCGGCGCAGCCTATCACCACCGCGGAACGGCTGGAACGCGTTGTCCGTGCGCAGGCATTGATGGAGGCGAACGATATTTCCGCGGTGGTCATCGAACCCGGTGCCTCGCTGACCTACTTCACGGGCATCGAATGGGGCCGCAGTGAGCGCGTGACAGGCGCGGTCCTGCCCCGCGAAGGCGAGCCGCTGATCGTGACGCCTTTCTTCGAAGAACCTTCCGTGCGCGAGACGCTGGATATTCCGGCTCAGTTGCAGGTCTGGCAGGAAGATGAAAGCCCGCTGACGCTGATCGCGGACTGGCTGCGGGAGCGGAACCTTGCAAGTGGAAAGCTGGGTATCGAGGAGACAGCGCGCTATTTCGTGGCCGATGGTCTGGCGGCCCGCCTGCCGCAGATGCGGACGGTGTCGGCCGATCCGGTGGTGCGCAGGCTCCGGATGCACAAGAGCGCGGCGGAAATCGCTCTGATGCAGCTCGCGACCGACGTGACCATGGCGGCTTATCGCTGGACCTGGCCGCGTGTCGAAACAGGAATGACCGGCGCGCAGATTTCAGCCCTTATGAACGGCGCCACACGAGCCCTTGGCGGTTCGCCGCAATTCTCGCTGGCGCTCGTGGGAGAAGCATCTGCCTATCCCCACGGTTCGCGGCAGGTGCACAGGATCGCCGACGGCGAGGTGTTGTTGATGGATTGCGGCTGCGCCGTCCACGGCTATGAAAGCGACGTATCGCGCACCTTTTCCTACGGATCGATCCGACCAGAGGTGGCGCGCGTTTGGGAGACCGTCGCGCGCGGACAAGGTATCGTGTTCGACGCGGCACAGATTGGCACGCCCGCGGGCCGCGTGGACGATCGGGTGCGCGCCTTTTACGAAAGCATGGGCTACGGTCCCGGCTATGCGCTGCCGGGCCTCTCCCACCGCACGGGCCATGGCATCGGCATGGACGGGCACGAACCGATCAATCTCGTGCGCGGAGAAGAAACGCCACTGGCTCCCGGCATGTGTTTCTCGAACGAGCCCGGCATCTACCTGCCGGGCAGGTTCGGTGTGAGGCTGGAGGATTGCATCCACATGACCGAAACGGGACCCAACTGGTTCAGTCAGCTTACCGCGTCGATCGAGGATCCGATTTAG
- a CDS encoding VOC family protein, which yields MSNRLKGVDHVGIVVRDLNESAAWYEQHLGFKRLYEYGFPGVKALFIANGDIRLELFETEGASPMAPERTAPSTNLKIGGINHVALAVDDLDAAIRELKAGGVEVASEPREVPDGHGDRFAFIHDNEGMLVELFENGPGHG from the coding sequence ATGTCGAACCGGCTGAAAGGTGTCGACCACGTTGGTATTGTGGTCCGTGACCTCAACGAGAGTGCCGCCTGGTATGAGCAGCACCTCGGTTTCAAGCGTCTTTACGAATATGGCTTTCCGGGCGTCAAAGCGCTGTTCATCGCCAATGGCGACATCCGGCTGGAGCTTTTCGAGACGGAGGGTGCATCGCCAATGGCACCTGAGCGTACCGCACCCTCGACCAATCTTAAAATTGGCGGGATCAACCATGTGGCGCTCGCGGTGGACGATCTCGATGCCGCCATCAGGGAGTTGAAGGCCGGTGGAGTCGAGGTCGCATCGGAACCGCGTGAGGTCCCTGATGGGCACGGCGATCGCTTCGCCTTCATCCACGATAACGAAGGCATGCTCGTCGAGCTTTTCGAAAACGGACCCGGTCATGGTTGA